The proteins below are encoded in one region of Borrelia duttonii Ly:
- the recA gene encoding recombinase RecA, translating to MSKLKDPMDDSLKNKLNKEKAIELARVQIEKDFGKGSLIKMGESPVGKYLESIPSGSILLDEAIGIGGYPRGRVVEIFGPESSGKTTLTLQAIAEIQKTGGIAAFIDAEHALDPVYARALGVNINELWLSQPDTGEQALDIAEYLIRSGGVDLIVVDSVAALTPQAEIDGEMGDTQIGLQARLMSKALRKITAILSKSNTCIMFINQIRMKIGLVFGSPETTTGGNALKFYSSLRLEVRKVEQVIGSSSDNVIGNKIRVKVVKNKVAPPFRKAELIVYFGKGISREASILDAAIKYNLVQKSGSWYAMGDDNLGQGRENVIEYLFKEKALANELENKLRKIIFESPSQDSLTVDISKSEENKE from the coding sequence ATGTCAAAATTAAAAGATCCAATGGATGATTCTTTGAAAAATAAATTGAACAAAGAAAAAGCCATTGAACTTGCTAGAGTGCAAATAGAGAAGGATTTTGGAAAAGGAAGTCTTATTAAAATGGGAGAATCTCCTGTAGGAAAATATTTAGAGAGCATACCTAGTGGTTCTATTTTGCTTGATGAGGCAATTGGTATTGGTGGGTATCCTAGAGGCAGAGTAGTGGAAATTTTTGGTCCTGAGTCTTCTGGTAAAACTACTTTAACTCTTCAAGCAATTGCTGAGATTCAAAAGACAGGTGGAATTGCGGCTTTTATTGATGCTGAACATGCTCTTGATCCTGTTTATGCAAGGGCCTTGGGTGTTAATATTAATGAACTTTGGCTTAGTCAACCTGATACAGGAGAACAAGCCCTTGATATTGCTGAATATTTAATTAGGAGTGGTGGAGTTGATTTAATTGTTGTTGATTCTGTTGCGGCTTTGACGCCACAAGCAGAAATTGATGGCGAGATGGGTGATACTCAAATTGGACTTCAAGCAAGACTTATGAGTAAGGCTTTAAGGAAAATTACAGCCATACTTTCAAAATCTAATACTTGTATTATGTTTATTAATCAAATAAGAATGAAAATTGGTTTAGTCTTTGGTAGTCCAGAGACTACTACTGGAGGAAATGCTTTGAAATTTTATTCTTCCCTTCGTCTTGAAGTTAGAAAGGTTGAGCAAGTTATAGGCAGTTCTTCAGATAATGTTATTGGTAACAAGATAAGAGTTAAGGTTGTTAAAAATAAAGTGGCACCTCCTTTTCGTAAAGCCGAACTTATAGTTTATTTTGGTAAAGGTATTTCGCGTGAGGCGAGTATATTAGATGCTGCTATTAAATATAATTTGGTTCAAAAATCAGGTTCTTGGTATGCTATGGGAGATGATAACTTAGGACAAGGTAGAGAAAATGTTATTGAGTATCTTTTTAAGGAAAAAGCCCTTGCAAATGAACTTGAAAATAAACTTAGAAAAATAATATTTGAAAGTCCTAGTCAAGATTCTCTTACAGTTGATATTTCTAAGAGTGAGGAAAATAAAGAATAA
- a CDS encoding tetratricopeptide repeat protein: MSSEKIAELIKDIYLSFKKGDFKTALMKSEEAHSLDFDNVEILTALKSSVYWNGQIESLDRIDKDYEKAEFLTREWNNFARRYLKKMNFDFIQGRNSIKYFVFQLCLNIYQNIYRLQPENLDILIKIAKSYKGMGNYERAIAVFLQILGDAKDNADVVAELADSYALIDEIKEAKVLFREAFFINPQKIDIDALESEMILKLVEAIKSDRNISDTLIKEWIPVYGALNGVFNIKRELRPIELGHLKQSVYSLRNELKEKSYRSINESILLPRLINKYFWLIDHYVRIKEDRVRIDEILSYIKEIDIGIYQQYVN; the protein is encoded by the coding sequence GTGTCATCAGAAAAAATCGCGGAATTAATCAAAGATATTTATTTAAGTTTCAAAAAAGGTGATTTTAAAACAGCTTTGATGAAATCAGAAGAAGCGCATTCTCTTGATTTTGACAATGTTGAAATTTTGACGGCTTTAAAGAGTTCTGTATATTGGAATGGTCAAATTGAAAGTCTTGATAGAATAGATAAGGATTATGAAAAGGCCGAATTTTTAACAAGAGAATGGAATAATTTTGCTAGAAGATATTTAAAAAAAATGAATTTTGATTTTATTCAAGGGCGTAACTCAATTAAGTATTTTGTATTTCAGTTATGTTTGAATATATATCAAAATATATATAGGTTACAACCAGAAAATCTAGACATTTTAATAAAGATTGCTAAGTCTTATAAAGGAATGGGTAATTATGAGAGAGCTATAGCTGTTTTTTTACAAATATTGGGAGATGCAAAGGATAATGCAGATGTGGTTGCTGAGCTTGCTGATTCTTATGCTCTTATTGATGAGATTAAAGAAGCCAAGGTATTGTTTAGAGAAGCTTTTTTTATTAATCCTCAAAAGATCGATATAGATGCGCTTGAATCTGAAATGATACTTAAATTAGTAGAAGCTATTAAGAGTGATAGAAATATTTCTGATACTCTTATTAAAGAGTGGATACCTGTTTATGGTGCACTTAATGGTGTTTTTAATATAAAAAGAGAATTGAGGCCTATTGAGCTTGGTCATTTAAAGCAATCTGTTTATAGTTTGCGTAATGAACTTAAAGAAAAGTCTTATAGATCAATAAATGAGAGCATATTGCTTCCAAGGCTTATTAATAAATATTTTTGGCTTATTGATCATTATGTAAGGATAAAAGAAGATCGTGTTAGAATCGATGAAATTTTATCTTATATTAAAGAAATAGATATAGGAATATATCAGCAATATGTCAATTAG
- a CDS encoding pseudouridine synthase, whose amino-acid sequence MNSKGLRVHVFLAEKGIGSRRFCEELIRKNLIKVNGIFAKLGDKVFLGDRVEYGKQVFVFQDSKVVNKIYIALNKPINYLCSNFDPMGRKLAISLVQPLFRERLFSIGRLDFKSSGLLLFTNDGRFANSIVHPKNEIEKEYIIESKRVVSEDLLVNFKNGIKVDNELFKLKSYVMLGNNTARLILTEGKNREIRKVFLSRNIFLKKVHRVRIGNITLSNLKEGQIKVLSLAKINKLKTQFLGALM is encoded by the coding sequence ATAAACAGCAAAGGGCTTAGAGTACATGTTTTTTTGGCAGAAAAAGGTATAGGTTCTAGGAGGTTTTGCGAAGAGCTTATAAGAAAAAATCTTATCAAAGTAAATGGCATTTTTGCTAAGCTTGGAGATAAAGTTTTCTTGGGTGATAGAGTGGAGTATGGAAAACAAGTGTTTGTTTTTCAAGATTCTAAAGTTGTAAATAAAATTTATATTGCTCTTAATAAACCTATAAATTACCTTTGTTCAAATTTTGATCCAATGGGAAGAAAATTGGCAATATCTTTGGTTCAGCCTTTATTTAGAGAACGTTTATTTTCAATTGGCAGGCTTGATTTTAAAAGTTCTGGTCTTTTGCTTTTTACTAATGATGGTCGGTTTGCAAATAGTATTGTGCATCCAAAGAATGAAATAGAAAAGGAATATATTATTGAATCAAAAAGGGTTGTTAGTGAAGATTTGCTTGTTAATTTTAAGAATGGAATAAAAGTTGATAATGAACTTTTTAAGTTAAAGTCTTATGTTATGCTTGGTAATAATACAGCCAGGTTAATTTTAACAGAAGGTAAAAATAGAGAAATTCGTAAAGTTTTTTTAAGTAGGAATATCTTTTTAAAGAAAGTGCATAGAGTTAGGATAGGTAATATTACATTGAGTAATTTGAAAGAAGGACAAATTAAGGTTTTGTCTTTAGCTAAAATTAATAAATTAAAAACTCAGTTTTTGGGGGCATTGATGTGA
- the cmk gene encoding (d)CMP kinase: MIIAIDGPSASGKSSVSKALSMKLGFKFISSGYLYRIITLIAQRFTLNEYDLLNESKLVDLISQNDIKYNDNSFLLNGVDVISHILTEKIDFQVSLYSSYVNIRKIVNKKLREIVKIQDDDYIIEGRDITTVVFPEAKIKIYLDASVEVRTLRRYNQRDDDMALIELEQALEKRDEIDQNKEYGKLKLGKGVFYIDTSYKSLDDVCDIIIKTFNLKKK; this comes from the coding sequence GTGATAATAGCAATTGATGGACCTTCAGCTTCAGGAAAAAGTTCTGTTTCAAAAGCATTGAGTATGAAATTGGGTTTTAAATTTATTAGTTCTGGTTATTTGTATAGAATAATAACTTTAATTGCTCAAAGATTTACTTTAAATGAGTATGATTTGCTTAATGAGAGTAAACTTGTGGATTTAATATCTCAAAATGATATTAAATATAATGATAATTCTTTTCTTTTAAATGGTGTTGATGTTATAAGTCATATTTTAACTGAAAAAATAGATTTTCAAGTTTCTCTTTATTCTTCTTATGTAAATATTAGGAAGATTGTGAATAAAAAATTAAGAGAAATAGTTAAAATTCAAGATGATGATTATATAATAGAGGGTAGAGATATTACTACTGTAGTATTTCCAGAAGCTAAGATTAAAATATATCTTGATGCTTCTGTTGAAGTGAGAACTTTAAGACGGTATAATCAAAGGGATGATGATATGGCTTTAATTGAACTGGAGCAGGCACTTGAGAAGCGAGATGAAATTGATCAAAATAAAGAGTATGGTAAATTGAAGTTGGGTAAAGGGGTTTTTTATATTGATACAAGCTATAAAAGTTTAGATGATGTATGTGATATTATCATAAAGACGTTTAATTTGAAAAAAAAGTGA
- the greA gene encoding transcription elongation factor GreA, which translates to MSNITIERLDNILQEDKWTRIVVNNYSLAKIKELDELIDNIISENLTEEALDICGKHLKDIKKSIAGLYISGMLIYSRRPLNDMSLLTVVDLFSQNLKWSLVEHICHKMLLTSENKHALYTLAKIYAQNNENDKLPSIWMRIVEADVDDTVFVRQLATHYENVDLQKSIYFFRKAIYRFIDKKQMSGIREIWSKLIRYVSDDFDSFLLILQKVEKELGFKKVVVLYEDLYEHYSVSGNIDETIEILKGILKLDNKNQKARENLVIFLREKYKDVNNIEEYLEKSDIENLDKNFVDVYSDFEKYLFFAKGNFVYHQTWFVGIVKDVNDQGILVDFVSKRGHFISFDMAISALSPLEREDIRVLKAIKPKEELVEHLKRDIEWALKVIIKSYKSIDLKGIKRELVPSLMTQSAWNLWSVKAKQILKDNPHFVMASGKADCYIYNERASNFNEKIYDKFKVEKDFYKRYEIFMHYYTSGGIVKDSHIEEEMLNYFLIYVNNFAKVDHYVISSYVILKSLKDFDDKIALKINIERDINLEVLLKEYSKSIVDLFDAILNADIKKELISLIKEELVDWVAYYKQLFPCYVNKKLIDSLYKEDIKETEHLFNYVTKNYKMYKDAYIWILKHYTSYSLNLDYSDADLLVNLIKILTDSVIKINNKNNSVANKRIYKMVSNLLIKDKYLSIVLSNVMDEELAKRIYMTCFYIRDFPPKDLIHIKTAIRTVFGNIEFEDEKMQVSGDKVEIGFLTILSSLSKKQKELQYLKDVEIPENSKEIGKARELGDLKENAEYHSAKERQQFLTKRLNTLMSEIDVAKVIDIKELQSSVVGFGTKVTMINKDTEREESYLIFGPWESNPDEGIISYKSPFGENLLDSREGDSLDFVINDTHFQYYVKKIEPAKIN; encoded by the coding sequence ATGTCTAATATTACTATAGAAAGATTAGATAATATCTTGCAAGAGGATAAATGGACAAGAATAGTTGTTAACAATTATTCTCTTGCTAAGATAAAGGAATTGGATGAGTTAATAGATAATATAATTTCTGAAAATTTAACAGAAGAAGCTTTGGATATTTGTGGTAAGCATTTAAAAGATATCAAGAAAAGTATTGCTGGTCTTTATATTTCAGGAATGCTTATATATAGTAGAAGACCACTTAATGATATGAGTTTGCTTACAGTTGTAGATTTGTTTTCTCAGAACTTAAAGTGGTCTCTTGTTGAGCATATATGTCACAAGATGCTTTTAACTTCTGAGAACAAGCATGCACTCTATACACTTGCAAAGATATATGCACAAAATAATGAAAATGATAAGTTGCCAAGTATTTGGATGCGTATTGTTGAAGCTGATGTTGATGATACTGTTTTTGTAAGACAACTTGCTACTCATTATGAGAATGTTGATTTGCAAAAATCAATATATTTTTTTAGAAAGGCTATTTATCGTTTTATAGATAAAAAACAAATGTCAGGCATTAGAGAAATATGGTCTAAATTGATAAGATATGTCTCTGATGATTTTGATTCCTTTTTGTTAATCCTTCAGAAAGTTGAAAAAGAACTTGGTTTTAAAAAGGTAGTGGTTCTTTATGAAGATTTGTATGAACATTATTCTGTAAGTGGCAATATCGATGAGACAATAGAAATTTTAAAAGGAATTTTAAAACTTGATAATAAAAATCAGAAAGCAAGAGAAAATTTAGTGATTTTTTTAAGAGAAAAGTATAAGGATGTTAATAATATCGAAGAGTATCTTGAAAAGTCTGATATTGAAAATTTAGATAAAAATTTTGTTGATGTTTATTCTGATTTTGAAAAATATTTGTTTTTTGCTAAAGGCAATTTTGTTTATCATCAGACTTGGTTTGTAGGAATAGTTAAAGATGTAAATGATCAGGGTATTTTAGTTGATTTTGTATCTAAACGCGGACATTTTATTAGTTTTGATATGGCTATATCTGCTTTATCTCCTCTTGAGAGGGAAGATATTAGAGTTTTAAAGGCTATTAAACCTAAAGAAGAGCTTGTTGAGCATCTAAAGAGAGATATTGAATGGGCGTTAAAAGTAATTATTAAAAGTTATAAGTCGATTGATCTTAAAGGGATTAAAAGAGAACTTGTTCCAAGTTTGATGACTCAGAGTGCTTGGAATTTATGGAGTGTGAAAGCTAAACAAATTTTAAAAGATAATCCTCATTTTGTTATGGCATCTGGAAAAGCTGACTGTTATATATATAATGAGCGAGCTTCTAATTTTAATGAAAAGATTTATGATAAGTTTAAGGTAGAAAAAGATTTTTATAAAAGATATGAAATTTTTATGCATTATTATACTTCTGGTGGTATTGTAAAAGATTCACATATTGAAGAAGAAATGTTAAATTATTTTTTGATTTATGTTAATAATTTTGCAAAAGTTGATCATTATGTTATAAGTTCTTACGTAATACTTAAATCTTTAAAAGATTTTGATGATAAGATTGCTTTAAAAATTAATATTGAAAGAGATATTAATTTAGAAGTTCTCTTGAAGGAATATTCTAAGAGTATAGTTGATCTTTTTGATGCTATTTTGAATGCAGATATTAAAAAGGAATTGATATCTTTGATTAAAGAAGAATTGGTTGATTGGGTTGCTTATTATAAGCAGCTTTTTCCTTGTTATGTGAATAAAAAATTAATTGATTCTCTTTATAAAGAAGATATAAAAGAAACCGAACATCTTTTTAATTATGTTACCAAGAATTATAAGATGTATAAAGATGCTTATATTTGGATTTTAAAACATTATACTTCTTATTCTCTTAATTTAGATTATTCTGATGCAGATTTATTGGTAAATTTGATTAAAATTTTAACAGATAGTGTTATTAAGATTAATAATAAAAATAATTCTGTTGCTAATAAGCGGATTTATAAGATGGTAAGTAATCTTTTAATTAAAGATAAATATCTTAGTATTGTTTTAAGTAATGTTATGGATGAGGAACTTGCTAAGAGGATATATATGACTTGTTTTTACATAAGAGATTTTCCGCCAAAAGATTTAATACATATTAAAACTGCAATAAGAACTGTATTTGGTAATATTGAATTTGAAGACGAGAAGATGCAAGTTTCAGGAGATAAGGTTGAGATAGGATTTTTAACTATTTTAAGTTCTCTTAGCAAAAAGCAAAAAGAATTACAATATTTAAAAGATGTAGAAATACCAGAAAATTCGAAAGAAATTGGTAAGGCACGTGAACTTGGTGATTTAAAAGAAAATGCAGAATATCATTCTGCAAAAGAGAGACAACAGTTTTTAACAAAGAGATTAAATACTCTTATGTCTGAGATAGATGTTGCTAAGGTTATTGATATTAAAGAACTTCAAAGTTCTGTTGTTGGATTTGGAACGAAAGTTACTATGATTAATAAAGATACGGAACGAGAGGAGTCTTATTTAATATTTGGTCCTTGGGAATCAAATCCTGATGAAGGTATTATATCTTATAAATCACCTTTTGGAGAAAATTTGTTAGATTCTCGGGAAGGTGATAGTCTTGATTTTGTTATAAATGATACTCATTTTCAATATTATGTTAAGAAGATAGAGCCTGCCAAAATTAATTGA
- a CDS encoding tetratricopeptide repeat protein has protein sequence METAPKKLINKSINYYNSHKYADVIKLIEKEIFFYKDYYIYHYILGMSYLRMGNLGNAQIYLKKAYTLNPTEPDVKQSIAILLAAQGKEDKAIQIWLKMIEDNQDIKRSELSLEIIRKHPIQGTLFLTKNKIYDKLFPKIKVEKGENFYKLTKIILSIVSISFLLIAIFSFTNFKENIKLIINNSQTNIKKTINNVATYIDDIKINDKEKIKNYEGQFVFILTETEIKNSFQKIKSHLKNGKDNFARIEINKILNSNASESIKLKAKNLASFISSPDFITFDDFLILKEIKKNPLIYSDVYVKWEGIINNIEKKNNITYFDFYVGYNKDILEGIITTKINFDIEINFKDCVEILGQIKYEYNTNTLLLNAITIRKIKKEKE, from the coding sequence ATGGAAACAGCACCTAAAAAACTTATTAACAAGTCTATTAATTATTATAACTCTCATAAATACGCAGACGTAATAAAACTTATAGAAAAGGAAATTTTTTTCTATAAAGATTACTATATTTATCATTATATTTTAGGAATGTCTTATCTTAGAATGGGAAATTTAGGAAACGCTCAAATATATCTAAAAAAAGCTTATACTTTAAATCCAACAGAACCAGATGTCAAACAATCAATAGCAATACTATTAGCAGCTCAAGGTAAAGAAGACAAAGCTATACAAATATGGCTTAAAATGATAGAAGATAATCAAGATATAAAACGTTCAGAATTATCATTAGAAATCATCAGAAAACATCCTATTCAAGGAACATTATTTCTTACAAAAAACAAAATATATGATAAATTATTTCCAAAAATCAAAGTAGAAAAAGGAGAGAATTTTTATAAATTAACAAAAATAATATTATCAATAGTTAGTATTTCATTTTTGCTAATAGCAATATTTTCATTTACAAATTTCAAAGAAAATATTAAATTAATAATAAATAATTCTCAAACAAACATAAAAAAAACTATTAACAATGTAGCAACATATATTGATGACATCAAAATAAATGACAAAGAAAAAATAAAAAATTATGAAGGACAATTTGTATTCATACTAACTGAAACTGAAATTAAAAATTCATTTCAAAAAATAAAAAGCCATTTAAAAAACGGTAAAGACAATTTTGCAAGGATCGAAATAAATAAAATATTAAATTCAAATGCATCAGAATCAATAAAACTTAAAGCCAAAAATCTTGCAAGTTTTATATCAAGCCCAGATTTTATCACATTTGACGATTTTTTAATTTTAAAAGAAATTAAAAAAAATCCACTAATTTATTCAGATGTATACGTTAAATGGGAAGGAATTATCAATAATATTGAAAAAAAAAATAACATAACCTACTTTGATTTTTATGTAGGATACAATAAAGATATACTTGAGGGAATAATAACAACAAAAATAAACTTTGATATTGAAATTAATTTCAAAGACTGTGTTGAAATATTAGGACAAATCAAATATGAATACAATACAAATACATTACTCTTAAATGCAATCACAATTCGAAAAATCAAAAAAGAAAAAGAATAA